A stretch of DNA from Chrysiogenia bacterium:
CGTTGCGGCTTCGAGCTCCTCCTGACTTGGCAGTTCCATTTGCTTGTCATATCGCAAGGAACGCCGGCTCAGCAATGACTCACTTTGCGCCGGCCTCCCGCCAGCGCCCAGCAATCCATTGCAGCCCCGTTCCGCCTGCGCAGTCGTGAGCGTATCCGTAGCCGTGCTCGTGCTCGCTGCGCAGTCTGAGTCGTGCACGAGCACGAGCACGTCCACGACTGTTTGATTGAGGGGGGCGGATCAAGATTGCCTGATTCCGGGGAAAACCCCGCCTGCGGCGGTGCCCCCACGGCTGTTTGGACTTGCGCCGCGACTCCCCTACAATCCCGCTCTGTCTGGCCGCGTTGGGGGTGTCCCGCAAAGGCACCAGGGACTGAGAGCACACCCCACGAACCTGCTCCGGGTCATGCCGGCGAAGGGAAACGCGGGCGCCGTGGGCGCTGCTTGTTTCGAGCGCGTCCCTCCTCCCGATCCCTTCCACGCACTGCCCGATCAGTTATTGAGTATGGACTCGTTCTGAGGCGTTTGTTTGGGATGAAATCTGTAAGATCATTGGTTCTTTGGCTCAGCGTCACGATCACTGTTTCCGCTTGCGGTCCAAGTGCTCGATACACGCCCCCATCTGAGTTCAGTCGGCTGCCCACGGAAATAGTTGTCCACGCAGACTACGACACGGCTTGGACCGCATTGATTCGTCATGTTTCGGAAACATTTTTCTCGATCGAGCACTTTGAAAAGGACTCAGGGCTAATAGTGTTGTCATTCGCCGCAGATAAACCATCTGTTTATGTTGATTGTGGCAATTACTCGGCAGCTAGGCTCCCATTTAACCCATCTGATTATTCAGGTGCTTATGCTGACTACGCGACGCAGTTCATGGGGGCTCGGCTAAGTGGAAGGCTCAATATCAATGTGAACCGAATTTCTGATGACAAAACCGGAATTCGAGTTATTGCAAGATATATTTTCGGTCCGATGCAACGTGAAGATTTCTTGTCTGCCGCAACCGGGCAACGGCCAAGTTTCGCTTTTGATACGGGACAATCTGATACCAAGTTGGTGACAGATACGCGGGGGAGTTTGTCAGCGCGCTCGTGCAGGCCGACCCATGTAGCTGAATACTCGATTTTAGAAGCGGTAAATAAGAATCTTGAGAAGAAGTGAACGAAGGAAGGCGATCATGAGCAAGTCCTACACCCTGCCGCAGCTCGGCAACAATCCCTCCACCGGCAAGCTGGGCACCACGCCCGGCAGTTTCGCGCGCGCCCCGCAGGTGGGCGGCGCGCTTTCGTTCAGCTCCCCCGACACGCCGGGGATGCCCGCGCCCTCGGATAAAACAGCCTGGGACTTCATGCCCGCCGACTGGAAACTCAAGAACGGCAAGTGGAGTGCGCCCGCGGGTTTCACGCCCGTGACGCAGCTCGAACACGCGCGCCTTGGCATCATCACGCCGCAGATGGAGCGCGTCGCCGCGCGCGAGCCGCACCTCACACCCGAGCAGGTGCGCGATGAAGTGGCCGCCGGGCGCATGGTCATTCCGGCCAACCGCAACCATTTGAAGTACAAGCTCGACCCCATGGCCATCGGCCGGGCGAGCAGGACCAAGGTCAACGCCAACATGGGCGCCTCGCCGGTCTCCAGCTCCACCGATGAAGAGGTCGAGAAACTGCGCTGGGCCGAGAAGTGGGGCGCCGACACGGTGATGGACCTCTCCACCGGCGGCGACCTGGACGCCACGCGCGAGGCGATCATCCAGAACTCCACGACGCCCATCGGCACCGTTCCCATTTA
This window harbors:
- the thiC gene encoding phosphomethylpyrimidine synthase ThiC, whose product is MSKSYTLPQLGNNPSTGKLGTTPGSFARAPQVGGALSFSSPDTPGMPAPSDKTAWDFMPADWKLKNGKWSAPAGFTPVTQLEHARLGIITPQMERVAAREPHLTPEQVRDEVAAGRMVIPANRNHLKYKLDPMAIGRASRTKVNANMGASPVSSSTDEEVEKLRWAEKWGADTVMDLSTGGDLDATREAIIQNSTTPIGTVPIYSMIIGRKIEELTREMVLETLEHQARQGVDYFTIHAGLLREHIADVKDRLIGIVSRGGSLMAKWMLHHGKENLLNTIWEDICAVMREHDVTFSIGDGLRPGGLADATDAAQLGELAELGKLTERAWRLGVQVMVEGPGHVPLDQIEYNMKLQRTLCHGAPFYVLGPLVTDIFPGYDHITSAIGATNAAYHGAAMLC